Below is a genomic region from Actinomadura sp. NAK00032.
GTCCCCGGCACCCTTGTCAATGCGGTCGAGCCGCTGGCCGTACATGTCGCGGACCACGTCCCCTGCCGGCCCGCGCCCCGGCTATCGCGACTGCGGCATCGTCGGAGCTCGCGTATGAGTTGATCACGCTGTGCAGACTAACGAGGCGAAGCTACCGCCCCGGCAAACGTTCCCGGTCAGAGCACTAGCGGTCGAGTTCGCCGGTCTTGATGCGGTTGAGGAGTTCGGTCATGGCGTCCCGTCCGAGGTGGAGGACGGGCCCGTCGGGGTCGGTGCTGTCGCGGATGTCCG
It encodes:
- a CDS encoding DUF397 domain-containing protein, which encodes MKDSPHPTWRKSSYTSQEGGTCVELASLNTTTDIRDSTDPDGPVLHLGRDAMTELLNRIKTGELDR